The proteins below are encoded in one region of Podarcis raffonei isolate rPodRaf1 chromosome 8, rPodRaf1.pri, whole genome shotgun sequence:
- the LOC128420340 gene encoding proproteinase E-like, protein MRYQGEYYFDTSNGIIIQASSCGTPIYTPNARVVNGEDAVPYSWPWQISLQYEKDGEFRHTCGGTLIAPNWVMTAAHCISKSRTYQVVVGEYDMDAEEGSEQRIPVNSNDIFVHPKWISICAACGNDIALMKLSRAAELSNTVQLGCLPPAGEVLPNDYPCYISGWGRLYTNGPLPSKLQQAILPVVDNQHCNQKDWWGGVIRQNMICAGGDIRAGCNGDSGGPLNCKAADGRWEVHGIASFVSALGCNALKKPTVFTRVSDFETWIQETITNHS, encoded by the exons ATGAGGTATCAAGGCGAATATTACTTCGATACCAGCAATGGGATAATTATTCAGG CCTCCAGTTGTGGAACACCTATCTACACCCCCAATGCCAGGGTGGTGAATGGTGAAGACGCCGTCCCTTACAGCTGGCCTTGGCAG ATCTCCCTCCAGTACGAGAAGGATGGTGAATTCCGCCACACCTGCGGGGGCACCCTCATCGCCCCCAACTGGGTCATGACTGCCGCCCACTGCATCTC CAAATCCCGGACATATCAAGTTGTGGTAGGTGAATATGACATGGATGCAGAAGAAGGAAGTGAGCAGCGCATTCCTGTGAACTCCAATGACATCTTTGTGCACCCCAAATGGATCTCCATTTGTGCCGCCTGTGG CAACGACATCGCCCTGATGAAGCTGTCCCGCGCCGCCGAGCTGAGCAACACGGTGCAGCTGGGGTGCCTCCCCCCCGCAGGGGAAGTGTTGCCTAATGATTACCCCTGTTACATCAGCGGCTGGGGACGACTGTACA CGAATGGCCCCCTTCCATCCAAACTCCAGCAGGCCATTCTTCCAGTGGTGGACAACCAACACTGCAACCAGAAGGACTGGTGGGGAGGTGTCATCCGGCAAAACATGATCTGCGCTGGAGGGGACATCCGTGCCGGCTGCAAC GGTGACTCCGGCGGCCCCCTGAACTGCAAGGCTGCTGACGGGAGATGGGAGGTCCATGGCATCGCCAGCTTTGTCTCTGCCTTGGGGTGCAACGCCTTGAAGAAACCCACCGTCTTCACCCGCGTCTCCGATTTCgagacctggattcaggaa ACCATCACTAACCATTCATGA